In the genome of Candidatus Hydrogenedens sp., the window TATTAAATAGAAGGTAAAGAAATGTTTACAGGAATTATCGAAGAAATAGGAACAATTATTAACCTTTCAGCGAACAAAATTACAATACAGGCAAGTGTGGTATTATCAGATATAACTTTGGGTGCAAGTATTGCAGTAAATGGAGTCTGTTTAACTGTAACAGAAAAGACAGATAGTTCTTTTTCTGCCCAAATCTCCCCTGAGACAAGAGCGAAAACAACCCTTTCGGAACTTCATATTCAACAAAAGGTAAATCTGGAAAGGGCTATGCCTATAAACGGTAGATTTGGAGGGCATATAGTTTTGGGTCATGTAGATAGTATTGGTACTGTGAACCGTATTGTAGAACAAGGACAATTCTCTTTTTGGTATTTTAAAGTTTCTCAGAGTATCTGCAAGTATATTGTTCCCAAAGGCTCAATTGCTATTGACGGAATTAGCCTGACAGTTGTAGATATTATTGATGATATTTTCAGTGTAGCAATTATTCCTTCAACACGAAATAATACAAATTTGCAATTTTTAAATGTAGGAGATAAAGTCAACCTTGAAACGGATATTATCGGAAAATATATTGAAAGATTATTAGTTCCATATAATTCACAAACAAAAATTTCAGAAACATTTTTAAAAGAACATGGTTTTTTATAACTGTAAAATTTAAACAAGGATTTTTAAGATGCTTTCACCATTAGAGGAAATTATCAAAGATTTGCAAGAAGGGAAAATGATAATATTGATTGATGACGAGGACCGAGAAAATGAAGGTGACCTCGTTATGGCAGGGGAGAAGGTAACCCCGGAAGCCATTAATTTTATGGCAAAGTATGGCAGAGGTTTAATTTGTGTTCCCATGTTAAAAGAACGCCTTGAAGAATTAGATTTACCTCCCATGACAACTCATAATACTTCTCCTTTTACTACTGCGTTTCATCTTTCCTTTGATTCAGCACATGGAATTACGACAGGTATAAGTGCGTATGACCGTGCGTATGGTATTCGTTTGGTGGCCAATCCTAAAACACAGGCAAAAGATTTAGTTCGTCCGGGACATCTTTTCCCGCTTTGTGCCCGCGATGGGGGAGTTCTGGTTCGTGCGGGGCAAACGGAAGGCTCTATTGACCTTCTAAAAATGGCAAATATGACCCCGGTATCAGTAATTTGTGAAATAATGAAAGATGATGGGACTATGGCTCGCCTCCCTGACCTTGAGAAATTTGCTCAGGAACATAATTTGAAGATTTGTTCCATAGAACAGATTATTCGGTATCGTCGTGCCCATGAAAAACTGGTTCAAAGAATAGCCGAGGCTCAATTACCTACTCTTTTTGGTGAATTCCGAATTATTATTTATGAAAGTATGATAGATACCTATCAGCATATTGCAATAGTTAAAGGTGATGTTGCTTCTGGGAAACCGGTTTTAGTTCGTGTCCATTCTGAATGTTTTACGGGGGATGTATTGGGTTCTCTTCGTTGTGATTGTAGAGGACAATTGCAGGAAGCAATGAGAATGATTGAGAAAGAGGGTTGTGGTATTATTGTTTATATGCGTCAAGAAGGACGAGGTATAGGATTAGCGAATAAAATAAAAGCCTATGCTTTACAAGACCAAGGTTTGGATACAGTTGAAGCAAATAAACATTTGGGTTTTGACCCCGACCCAAGAGAATATGGTTTGGGTGCCCAAATTTTAGTAGATTTGGGTGTAAAGGAAATGCGTCTTATAACGAATAACCCAATTAAAAG includes:
- a CDS encoding riboflavin synthase, which gives rise to MFTGIIEEIGTIINLSANKITIQASVVLSDITLGASIAVNGVCLTVTEKTDSSFSAQISPETRAKTTLSELHIQQKVNLERAMPINGRFGGHIVLGHVDSIGTVNRIVEQGQFSFWYFKVSQSICKYIVPKGSIAIDGISLTVVDIIDDIFSVAIIPSTRNNTNLQFLNVGDKVNLETDIIGKYIERLLVPYNSQTKISETFLKEHGFL
- a CDS encoding bifunctional 3,4-dihydroxy-2-butanone-4-phosphate synthase/GTP cyclohydrolase II, with translation MLSPLEEIIKDLQEGKMIILIDDEDRENEGDLVMAGEKVTPEAINFMAKYGRGLICVPMLKERLEELDLPPMTTHNTSPFTTAFHLSFDSAHGITTGISAYDRAYGIRLVANPKTQAKDLVRPGHLFPLCARDGGVLVRAGQTEGSIDLLKMANMTPVSVICEIMKDDGTMARLPDLEKFAQEHNLKICSIEQIIRYRRAHEKLVQRIAEAQLPTLFGEFRIIIYESMIDTYQHIAIVKGDVASGKPVLVRVHSECFTGDVLGSLRCDCRGQLQEAMRMIEKEGCGIIVYMRQEGRGIGLANKIKAYALQDQGLDTVEANKHLGFDPDPREYGLGAQILVDLGVKEMRLITNNPIKRAGLEGYGLKVVERVPLIIPPNEHNSVYLKTKKEKLGHLL